The Leucoraja erinacea ecotype New England chromosome 19, Leri_hhj_1, whole genome shotgun sequence genome has a segment encoding these proteins:
- the LOC129706353 gene encoding protein BTG1-like — translation MYVLGTWADMKPEITAAVGFICKLLQTKATVEERQLQTFCQSLQDLLAEHYKHHWFPDKPCKGSGYRCIRINHKMDPIIWKAANRIGLSNEQVYELLPSELTLWVDPYEVSYRIGEDGSICVLYEAHPIVHSHHLHLGAGSPVTMVEGSRTSCKGELLMSRAAPCKTYNMMTVSS, via the exons ATGTACGTTCTGGGCACTTGGGCCGACATGAAGCCAGAGATCACCGCGGCGGTGGGCTTTATCTGTAAGCTCTTGCAGACCAAGGCCACGGTGGAGGAGCGGCAGCTGCAGACCTTCTGCCAGTCGCTGCAGGACCTGCTGGCGG AGCACTATAAACACCACTGGTTCCCCGACAAACCGTGCAAAGGCTCCGGCTACCGGTGCATCCGGATCAACCATAAAATGGACCCCATCATCTGGAAGGCGGCCAACAGGATCGGGCTGAGCAACGAGCAGGTTTACGAACTGCTGCCGAGCGAGCTCACGCTCTGGGTCGACCCCTACGAAGTGTCCTACCGAATCGGCGAAGACGGCTCCATCTGCGTGCTGTACGAGGCGCATCCCATCGTCCACAGCCACCACCTACACCTGGGGGCCGGCTCGCCCGTGACCATGGTCGAAGGCAGCCGGACAAGTTGCAAGGGCGAGTTGTTGATGAGCAGAGCCGCTCCTTGCAAAACGTACAACATGATGACCGTATCCAGCTAA